GCAATATATTGTTGTAACTGGCTTTTACGGTCAGCTTCTTTTCGAAGAATAGTTTCTGCACACCCAGGTTCAGGTTATACTGGCTGTATCCTCTGAATATGCCGAATATAAAAGGCGAGTTATAATAGCCCATCACTTCCAGTTTTATATCCTTCGGGAGCGCAATGGTATTAGTACTGTTGATGTAATAATTGAAGTTATAACGTTTGAAAGGTTCACTGGTAACAGGGTCATTGAACCTGTACTGGTTATAGGAGACGTCTATATTGTTATCGCTGGTCCACCATTTAGTCACCTGTATGGGCAGGGTCAGTGCCAGGGTGTAGATATCCGTTTTGTCGTAGTTACGCTCGGTACTGATCGATGCCTTGGTGCTGTCGTCCTGTGTAATGAACTCTTCCATCATATCCTTGATACGACTGTATCTCAGGGTAGCAATGTATTTATCCTTAAAGGTATACGATAACTCCGCGATGTTGCTGTACTGAGGCCGCAGATAGGGGTTTCCCCTGAAATAAGTATACCTGTCGAGGTAGAACATGAACGGGTTCAGCTGTCCGTACTGAGGCCGCTCTATCCTGCGCGACAATGCCAGGCTGAGCTTATTCTTATCATCCAGTTTTTGTTCCAGATTGATGTTCGGGAAGAAGTCGGTGTAGTTACGTTTTACATAACTATTAGTCGTGAATGAGTGCCCCGCGGAGGCAGTGTTTTCTACACGCAGCCCCAGCTGCATGGTGGTAGTGTGAAACTGTTTACGATAGTTGGCATAGGCTGCATAAACATCTTCCTGGTAGTTAAATTGATCACTCAGCGAGGGCGACGGCAGGTAATGACCTTTGTATAATGAATCAAACTCCAGTCCATTGGAGGTGTTCACAAAACTTGCCTTAACCCCTGTTTCGAGCTTTGCCGTGGGGCTGAATGGCCAGCTGATATCTGCCTTCAGGCTTTTGATAATTACCTGTGTATTCCCTAATGTTCTTATACTATTAGGATTCCTGTTTAATCCTGTTTTGTTGTCATACAGGCTATCATTCAGCTGCATGAACCGGTGGTTGTTGAATTGGGCATAGTCCGCATCAAAGCTGATCTCCCGGCCACCCGCAGAATCAAGTGATCCTTTATAGTTTAAATTAACAGCGATGTTGTCGAATCTGTTATTGTTGGTTGTCAGGGAATTTACAATAGAATCTGCCGGCATGGCTGGTTTACCAAGATTGGTAACACTGTATATCTGATTGCTGAATGCATTCTTGAATCCATTTGCCAGTACGCCGATAGTATGTTTGTCGTTGATAAAGTAATCCATACCCAGCTTCAGGTAATTATTCTTAAAGCGGTTGCGCTGAAAAATTTCCTGATCCATGAAAGTAGCGTCGCCGGCTTTATCGGTGACTGTCCGGGTATAATGCCGGGTAACCATTCGTGGATACTCGCCCTGATCGAAATTGCCGAAGAGATTGAATTTCTCTGTTCTCCAGTTGAAATTGCCGGTAACACCATACCGGCCATATTTGGATTGGGTAAGGGTAGTACCTATACTACCATTTATCCCGGTCATTTTGCCCTTTTTTGTTTTTATGTTGATGATACCGCCATTGCCGGCTGCATCGTATTTGGCAGACGGACTGGTAAGTATTTCGATAGACGCAATACTTT
The genomic region above belongs to Chitinophaga sp. 180180018-3 and contains:
- a CDS encoding outer membrane beta-barrel protein, translating into MRTNIVVLGVLLCLTTSAFAQQNKSTGKISLKITDNDGKPLPFTTVMVKKAQDSSLVKGDVTTVEGAYTFEKIANGHYFVQASQVGYTTSFSPAFSIDAAHPSVSLGTIKLPTLGKNLQAVNVTAQKPFIESAAGKTVMNIENSMAAAGNTALDLLRRAPGVQIDNNENVTLKGQSVTVMIDGKLTYLSGEQLTNLLKTTPGESIASIEILTSPSAKYDAAGNGGIINIKTKKGKMTGINGSIGTTLTQSKYGRYGVTGNFNWRTEKFNLFGNFDQGEYPRMVTRHYTRTVTDKAGDATFMDQEIFQRNRFKNNYLKLGMDYFINDKHTIGVLANGFKNAFSNQIYSVTNLGKPAMPADSIVNSLTTNNNRFDNIAVNLNYKGSLDSAGGREISFDADYAQFNNHRFMQLNDSLYDNKTGLNRNPNSIRTLGNTQVIIKSLKADISWPFSPTAKLETGVKASFVNTSNGLEFDSLYKGHYLPSPSLSDQFNYQEDVYAAYANYRKQFHTTTMQLGLRVENTASAGHSFTTNSYVKRNYTDFFPNINLEQKLDDKNKLSLALSRRIERPQYGQLNPFMFYLDRYTYFRGNPYLRPQYSNIAELSYTFKDKYIATLRYSRIKDMMEEFITQDDSTKASISTERNYDKTDIYTLALTLPIQVTKWWTSDNNIDVSYNQYRFNDPVTSEPFKRYNFNYYINSTNTIALPKDIKLEVMGYYNSPFIFGIFRGYSQYNLNLGVQKLFFEKKLTVKASYNNILRNESYRGAAEYANLHLNIFNTWQFRTFNLTFTYKFGSATIKAARERKTGTSDEQNRAG